A window of Polaromonas hydrogenivorans contains these coding sequences:
- a CDS encoding AMP-binding protein, with protein sequence MTSSITAPCAQTDRFVHEHLPPPEQWPRRVYPPGTEIPEQANLVDVLFTRAFQNGHADRPMLRSDRITLSYADALGRVNRIAQVLTEDFGLVPGNRVLLRGGNSIGMALAWLGVVQAGLVAVASMPLLRAKELAEIIDKARPALALCDGALLEELQIAQAQTGALQAVIPFNLMDAPGSMAALAARKDGRFTPCPVAADDIALMAFTSGTTGKPKAAVHSHRDVLAACEAWPRHVLKATPDDIVMGSPPLAFTFGLGGLLVFPMWAGASSYYPSIPYTPEAMVQLIRQVGATVCYTAPTFYRQMAAFARQQGVPDLRLCVSAGESLPDATRQLWKDATGIEIIDGIGATEMFHIFISSRPGDVRRGAIGQVVPGYSAKVVDQEGAEVPRGRIGRLAVIGPTGCRYLDDERQRNYVKDGWNYPGDAFTQDADGYFFYQARDDDLIITAGYNVAGPEVEDALLKHPAVAECGVVGVPDQDRGMVVKAFVVLRPGQAGDAAMAKTLQEHVKAMLAPFKYPRQIEFLPRLPRTETGKLQRFKLRQP encoded by the coding sequence ATGACGTCCTCCATCACGGCCCCCTGCGCGCAGACCGACCGCTTCGTGCACGAGCACCTGCCGCCGCCCGAGCAGTGGCCCCGGCGCGTGTACCCGCCCGGCACCGAAATCCCGGAGCAGGCCAACCTGGTCGATGTCCTGTTCACCCGGGCTTTTCAAAACGGCCATGCCGACCGGCCCATGCTGCGTTCGGACCGGATCACGCTGAGCTATGCCGATGCCTTGGGGCGCGTCAACCGCATCGCCCAGGTGCTGACCGAGGATTTCGGGCTGGTGCCGGGCAACCGCGTGCTGCTGCGCGGCGGCAATTCGATCGGCATGGCGCTGGCCTGGCTGGGCGTGGTCCAGGCCGGGCTGGTGGCGGTGGCCAGCATGCCGCTGCTGCGCGCCAAGGAACTGGCAGAGATCATTGACAAGGCCAGGCCGGCGCTGGCGCTGTGCGACGGCGCGCTGCTTGAAGAACTGCAGATCGCCCAGGCGCAAACCGGCGCGCTGCAAGCCGTCATCCCCTTCAACCTGATGGACGCGCCCGGCTCGATGGCGGCGCTGGCGGCGCGAAAGGACGGGCGTTTCACACCCTGCCCGGTCGCGGCCGACGACATCGCCCTGATGGCCTTCACCTCGGGCACCACCGGCAAACCCAAGGCGGCGGTTCACAGCCACCGCGACGTGCTGGCCGCCTGCGAAGCCTGGCCGCGCCATGTGCTCAAGGCCACGCCCGACGACATCGTGATGGGCTCGCCGCCGCTGGCCTTCACCTTCGGGCTGGGTGGCCTGCTGGTCTTCCCGATGTGGGCTGGCGCCTCTAGCTACTACCCGTCGATTCCCTACACGCCTGAGGCCATGGTCCAGCTTATCCGGCAGGTGGGCGCGACGGTCTGCTACACGGCGCCGACGTTCTACCGCCAGATGGCCGCCTTTGCCAGGCAGCAGGGCGTGCCCGATTTGCGGCTGTGCGTGAGCGCCGGCGAAAGCCTGCCGGACGCCACGCGCCAGCTCTGGAAAGACGCCACCGGCATCGAGATCATCGACGGTATCGGCGCCACCGAGATGTTCCACATCTTCATTTCGTCAAGGCCCGGCGACGTGCGCCGGGGCGCCATCGGCCAGGTCGTTCCCGGCTACAGCGCGAAAGTCGTCGATCAAGAGGGCGCCGAGGTGCCGCGCGGCCGCATCGGCCGGCTGGCGGTGATCGGCCCGACCGGCTGCCGCTACCTCGATGACGAGCGCCAGCGCAACTACGTCAAGGACGGCTGGAACTACCCCGGCGACGCCTTCACGCAGGACGCGGACGGCTATTTTTTCTACCAGGCGCGCGACGACGACTTGATCATCACCGCCGGCTACAACGTGGCCGGCCCGGAAGTCGAGGACGCGCTGCTCAAGCACCCGGCGGTGGCCGAATGCGGCGTGGTCGGCGTTCCCGATCAAGACCGGGGCATGGTCGTGAAGGCCTTCGTGGTGCTCAGGCCCGGCCAGGCCGGCGATGCCGCGATGGCCAAGACCCTGCAGGAGCATGTCAAGGCCATGCTGGCGCCGTTCAAGTACCCGCGCCAGATAGAATTTCTGCCCAGGCTGCCGCGTACCGAAACCGGCAAGCTGCAACGCTTCAAACTCCGCCAGCCATGA
- a CDS encoding MarR family winged helix-turn-helix transcriptional regulator: MDMEARGHSEHPEALRLWLRMLTLTQLVEKQVRSQLREQFGTTLPRFDLMAQLERKPEGLKMNELSRRMMVTGGNVTGITDQLVAEGLVERIEVEGDRRAYRVRLTPRGRTEFGAMARQHEGWIVAAFEGLSPAEVDALHQLLGKVKQHYNDIPLETT; encoded by the coding sequence ATGGACATGGAAGCACGCGGCCACAGCGAACACCCCGAGGCCTTGCGCCTGTGGCTGCGCATGCTCACGCTCACGCAACTGGTCGAAAAGCAGGTGCGCAGCCAGCTGCGCGAGCAGTTCGGCACCACGCTGCCGCGCTTTGACCTGATGGCGCAGCTCGAACGCAAGCCCGAGGGCCTGAAGATGAACGAGCTGTCGCGCCGCATGATGGTGACCGGCGGCAACGTCACCGGCATCACCGACCAGCTGGTGGCCGAAGGGCTGGTCGAGCGGATCGAGGTCGAAGGCGACCGCCGCGCCTACCGGGTGCGCCTGACGCCGCGCGGCCGCACCGAATTCGGCGCGATGGCGCGCCAGCACGAAGGCTGGATCGTCGCCGCGTTCGAAGGCCTCTCGCCCGCCGAGGTCGATGCCCTGCACCAGCTGCTGGGCAAGGTCAAGCAGCACTACAACGACATCCCCCTGGAGACGACATGA
- a CDS encoding acyl-CoA dehydrogenase family protein: MTPTTSHLALPFFDDVHRELGARLAGWIPEQQIDESDDRRACREWVKLLGDQGWLRYCVPSGSDGALGGALDRLNSRALVILRETLAFHSPLADFAFAMQGLGSGAITLAGTPGQQAAYLPLVASGAKIAAFALSEADAGSDAGAMATRAVQAEGGWMLNGSKTWISNGGIADFYVTFAKTDPAAGTRGITAFIIDAGTPSLDASEHIAVMSPHPLATLKFTDCRLDGGAQLGALNAGFKLAMRTLDIFRASVAGAALGMARRALLEAVRHAKSRKMFGQTLADFQLTQAKIGEMAALVDAAALLTYRAAWLRDEGERRGQSVRVTAEAAMAKMTATENAQRVIDMALQMHGGLGVKVGTRVESLYRDIRALRIYEGATEVQQLIIGKAVLQS, from the coding sequence ATGACGCCCACGACTTCTCACCTGGCCCTGCCCTTTTTCGACGACGTTCACCGGGAACTCGGCGCGCGGCTGGCCGGCTGGATTCCCGAGCAGCAGATCGACGAAAGCGACGACCGCCGGGCCTGCCGGGAATGGGTGAAGCTGCTGGGCGACCAGGGCTGGCTGCGCTACTGCGTCCCTAGCGGCAGCGATGGCGCGCTGGGCGGCGCGCTGGACCGGCTGAACTCGCGGGCGCTGGTCATCCTGCGCGAAACGCTGGCCTTTCATTCGCCGCTGGCCGATTTTGCATTCGCCATGCAGGGCCTGGGCAGCGGCGCGATCACGCTGGCCGGCACGCCCGGGCAGCAGGCCGCTTACCTGCCCTTGGTCGCCAGCGGCGCAAAAATCGCCGCCTTCGCCTTGAGCGAAGCCGATGCCGGGTCGGACGCCGGCGCCATGGCGACCCGCGCGGTTCAGGCCGAAGGCGGCTGGATGCTCAACGGCAGCAAGACCTGGATCAGCAACGGCGGCATCGCCGATTTCTACGTCACCTTTGCCAAGACCGACCCGGCGGCGGGAACGCGCGGCATCACCGCCTTCATCATCGACGCTGGCACTCCGAGCCTGGACGCCAGCGAGCACATCGCCGTGATGTCGCCGCATCCGCTGGCCACGCTCAAGTTCACCGATTGCCGGCTTGACGGCGGCGCGCAGCTGGGCGCGCTGAACGCCGGCTTCAAGCTGGCGATGCGGACGCTGGACATCTTCCGCGCCTCGGTGGCGGGCGCGGCGCTCGGCATGGCGCGGCGCGCGCTGCTTGAGGCGGTGCGGCATGCCAAATCGCGCAAGATGTTCGGCCAGACGCTGGCCGACTTCCAGCTGACGCAGGCCAAAATCGGCGAAATGGCCGCGCTGGTCGATGCGGCGGCGCTGCTGACCTACCGCGCCGCCTGGCTGCGCGACGAGGGCGAGCGCCGGGGCCAGAGCGTGCGCGTGACCGCCGAAGCGGCGATGGCCAAGATGACAGCCACCGAGAACGCCCAGCGCGTCATCGACATGGCGCTGCAGATGCACGGCGGCCTGGGCGTGAAGGTCGGCACCCGGGTCGAAAGCCTGTACCGCGACATCCGCGCGCTGCGCATCTATGAAGGCGCGACCGAAGTCCAGCAACTCATCATCGGAAAGGCGGTGCTGCAATCATGA
- a CDS encoding 2OG-Fe dioxygenase family protein → MFNIVTVQKPADQALRQDGLSLLLPAGFTTSLKLQTPQWTQDWDGLADSWNRLPPDAHLKDGGHYRRRRHACFVQELASGALTQVAHRAHWQPTDYNALHGGFERWFDPVEPAVAQAPAWLELLASLGQLFARVKPVPRWYIEAHQFRIDTTEGVGRPTPEGAHRDGVDFVVVLLVARRGVKGGETRVFDAHGPDGVRFLMQEPLTALLLDDERVIHETTPIFPVDGQDRQGGVRDTLVLTYRADGFQAP, encoded by the coding sequence ATGTTCAATATTGTCACTGTTCAAAAACCCGCCGACCAGGCCCTGCGCCAGGACGGATTGAGCCTGCTCTTGCCGGCCGGCTTCACCACCAGCCTGAAGCTGCAAACGCCGCAATGGACGCAGGACTGGGACGGCCTGGCCGACTCGTGGAACCGGCTGCCGCCCGACGCGCACCTGAAGGACGGCGGCCACTACCGGCGCCGGCGCCACGCCTGCTTTGTGCAGGAACTCGCCAGCGGCGCGCTGACGCAGGTGGCGCACCGGGCGCACTGGCAGCCGACCGACTACAACGCGCTGCACGGCGGCTTCGAGCGCTGGTTCGACCCGGTCGAGCCGGCCGTCGCCCAGGCGCCGGCCTGGCTGGAGCTGCTGGCCAGCCTGGGCCAGTTGTTTGCCCGGGTCAAGCCGGTGCCGCGCTGGTACATCGAGGCGCACCAGTTCCGCATCGACACCACTGAAGGCGTGGGCCGGCCGACGCCCGAAGGCGCGCACCGCGACGGCGTGGACTTCGTGGTGGTGCTGCTGGTGGCGCGGCGCGGCGTCAAGGGCGGCGAAACCCGCGTCTTCGATGCCCACGGACCCGACGGCGTGCGCTTTTTGATGCAGGAGCCGCTGACGGCGCTGCTGCTGGACGACGAGCGGGTGATCCACGAAACCACGCCGATTTTTCCCGTCGACGGCCAGGATCGGCAGGGCGGCGTGCGCGACACGCTGGTGCTGACCTACCGGGCAGACGGCTTTCAGGCGCCCTGA
- a CDS encoding DUF1840 domain-containing protein, translating to MLYRFKSKNMGDVIMLEPNGRQMLEIIGKTPGPKGIILPEQMPAAVAALEAAIKLEESGDDKDGEGLPEGVGLHQRAKPFLDMLRWNIKVGQEVVWGV from the coding sequence ATGCTGTACAGATTCAAATCAAAAAACATGGGTGACGTGATCATGCTGGAGCCCAATGGCCGGCAGATGCTGGAGATCATCGGCAAGACGCCCGGCCCGAAAGGCATCATCCTGCCCGAGCAGATGCCGGCAGCCGTTGCGGCGCTTGAGGCGGCGATCAAGCTCGAAGAATCCGGCGACGACAAGGACGGCGAAGGCCTGCCCGAAGGCGTCGGCCTGCACCAGCGCGCCAAGCCCTTCCTCGACATGCTGCGCTGGAACATCAAGGTCGGCCAGGAAGTGGTCTGGGGCGTCTAG
- a CDS encoding ISAs1 family transposase → MTQSTGTSLMEHLRQVPDPRIERTRRHELMDILVIALCAVIGGADNWVDVVQFGKAKKEWFATFLKLPNGIASHDTFGRVFQLIDSQALEKVCIDWLQSIAGQVQGVVAIDGKSVRGSGHGGQSALHIVSAWACQASMLLGQVQTDKKSNEITAIPELLKLLSIQGCIVTIDAMGCQKAITKAIVHSEADYVLNLKGNHRHLHGGVAAWFEACHASEQIGPAHSHYRECASTHNHGRIESREHWLMAVPEHLKRATKYWTNLQTIAMVRRTRQVAGKTSDETHYYISSLPLSASAQTIAQAIRSHWAVENELHWSLDVSFREDACKVRRDEGPANLACLRRLALTQLQRETSLKASVKSKRCRAGWDPAYMLKVLDCSVLSI, encoded by the coding sequence ATGACGCAAAGCACCGGGACAAGCCTGATGGAGCACTTGCGGCAGGTGCCCGATCCTCGCATCGAGCGCACACGGCGCCATGAACTGATGGACATTTTGGTGATTGCGCTGTGCGCGGTTATCGGCGGGGCCGATAACTGGGTTGACGTGGTGCAGTTTGGCAAGGCAAAGAAGGAATGGTTCGCCACGTTTTTGAAGCTGCCCAATGGCATTGCCTCGCACGACACGTTTGGCCGGGTGTTCCAGCTCATTGACTCGCAGGCGCTGGAGAAAGTATGCATCGACTGGCTGCAAAGCATTGCCGGCCAGGTCCAGGGCGTGGTGGCCATTGATGGCAAGAGCGTGCGCGGCTCGGGCCATGGCGGACAGTCGGCGCTGCATATCGTGAGCGCCTGGGCGTGCCAGGCCAGCATGTTGCTGGGGCAGGTGCAGACGGACAAAAAGTCCAACGAAATCACCGCCATTCCCGAGTTGCTCAAGCTGCTGAGCATCCAGGGCTGCATCGTCACCATTGACGCCATGGGGTGTCAAAAGGCCATCACCAAAGCCATCGTGCACAGTGAAGCGGACTACGTGCTCAACCTCAAGGGCAACCACCGCCACCTGCACGGGGGAGTTGCGGCCTGGTTTGAGGCTTGCCACGCCAGCGAGCAAATCGGGCCAGCGCACAGCCACTATCGGGAATGCGCCAGTACCCACAACCACGGGCGCATTGAGAGCCGCGAACACTGGCTCATGGCGGTGCCCGAGCACCTCAAGCGCGCCACCAAATACTGGACGAACCTGCAAACCATCGCCATGGTGCGGCGCACGCGCCAGGTGGCAGGCAAAACCAGCGACGAGACCCACTACTACATCAGCAGTTTGCCCTTGAGCGCGAGCGCACAGACCATTGCCCAGGCGATCCGCAGCCACTGGGCGGTGGAGAACGAATTGCACTGGTCGCTGGACGTGAGTTTCAGGGAGGACGCCTGCAAAGTGCGCAGGGACGAAGGCCCGGCCAACCTGGCGTGCCTGCGCCGCCTGGCGCTCACCCAGCTTCAGCGCGAGACCAGCCTGAAGGCCAGCGTCAAAAGCAAGCGCTGCCGCGCTGGCTGGGATCCGGCTTATATGCTCAAGGTGCTTGATTGCAGCGTGCTATCAATTTAG
- a CDS encoding enoyl-CoA hydratase family protein, with the protein MKHYIGPANPMHAQFDALAAYQAQHFAYAFDSGVATLTLNRPERKNPLTFDSYAELRDLFRALNSATDVKAVVLTGAGGNFCSGGDVHEIIGPLTRMSMPELLEFTRMTGDLVKAMRLCPQPIVAAIDGICAGAGAMMALASDLRLGTAQARTAFLFTRVGLAGADMGACALLPRLIGQGRASELLFTGRAMTAPEGLQWGFFNALHEPDALPGAAHQLAHELASGPTFAHAMTKTMLHQEWAMTLDQAIEAEAQAQAICMQTRDFTRAYEAFAAKQKPVFQGD; encoded by the coding sequence ATGAAACACTACATCGGCCCGGCCAATCCCATGCATGCGCAGTTCGATGCGCTGGCCGCTTACCAGGCGCAGCACTTTGCCTACGCGTTCGACAGCGGCGTCGCCACGCTGACCTTGAATCGCCCGGAGCGCAAGAACCCGCTGACCTTCGACTCCTACGCCGAGCTGCGCGACCTGTTTCGCGCGCTGAACAGCGCCACCGATGTGAAGGCCGTGGTGCTGACGGGCGCGGGCGGCAACTTCTGCTCGGGCGGCGACGTGCATGAAATCATCGGCCCGCTGACCAGGATGAGCATGCCCGAGCTGCTCGAATTCACGCGCATGACCGGCGACCTCGTCAAGGCGATGCGCCTGTGTCCGCAGCCCATCGTGGCGGCGATCGACGGCATTTGCGCCGGCGCGGGCGCCATGATGGCGCTGGCATCCGACCTGCGGCTGGGAACGGCGCAGGCCAGGACCGCTTTTTTGTTCACCCGCGTCGGGCTGGCCGGCGCCGACATGGGCGCCTGCGCGCTGCTGCCGCGCCTGATCGGCCAGGGCCGCGCGTCGGAGCTGCTGTTCACCGGCCGCGCGATGACGGCGCCAGAGGGCCTGCAGTGGGGATTTTTCAACGCACTGCATGAACCCGACGCACTGCCGGGCGCGGCGCACCAGCTGGCGCATGAACTGGCCAGCGGCCCGACCTTTGCGCACGCCATGACCAAGACCATGCTGCACCAGGAATGGGCCATGACGCTGGACCAGGCGATAGAGGCCGAGGCGCAGGCGCAGGCCATCTGCATGCAGACGCGCGACTTCACGCGCGCCTACGAAGCCTTTGCCGCCAAACAGAAACCGGTGTTCCAGGGCGACTGA
- a CDS encoding bifunctional salicylyl-CoA 5-hydroxylase/oxidoreductase, whose translation MHILCLGGGPAGLYFGLLMKQQDPAHRVTVVERNRPFDTFGWGVVLSDQTLGNLQAADPVSAKLIGDAFNHWDDVEMFFKGRSVRSGGHGFCGIGRKRLLNILQDRCLDLGVELEFETDVQDDQAIAAQYQADLVIASDGLNSRIRSRYADTYRPDVELRNCRFVWLGTRKTFDAFTFAFEQTEHGWFAAHAYTFDATTSTFIVETPEAVWKAHGLDQMSQQEGIAFCERLFARYLDGHALMNNATHVRGSAIWIRFPRVVCERWVHFESIDGRRVPIVLMGDAAHTAHFSIGSGTKLALEDAIELARCLAAQPGLDAALQAYEAVRSVEVLKIQNAARNSTEWFENVNRYSGLEAEQFFYSMMTRSQRISHENLRVRDAAWLQGYEQWLAKSHDASPPPPMLLPLKVRELQLKNRIVVSPMAMYSAVDGVPQDFHLVHLGARALGGAALVFVEMTAPCAEGRITPGCTGLWNDVQMLAFKRIADFVHASGTDAKIGMQLGHSGPKGSTQVGWEAPDEPLPGGNWPLLAASAVAYGPNNQRPAAMTRADMERIKAEFVQATRRAAEAGFDWLELHCAHGYLLSSFITPLTNLRGDAWGGSLENRCRYPLEVFSAMRAVWPEHLPMSVRISAHDWAPGGNTGDDAVAIARLFKAAGCDFIDVSSGQTTRAARPVYGRMYQTPFADRIRNEAGIQTIAVGAISEVDHVNSIIAAGRADLCAIARPHLADPAWTLHEAAKLQSRHAQWPQPYLSGRDQLYREISRQNKASAQ comes from the coding sequence ATGCACATCCTTTGCCTGGGCGGCGGCCCCGCCGGTTTGTATTTCGGCCTGCTGATGAAGCAGCAAGACCCGGCGCATCGGGTGACCGTGGTGGAGCGCAACCGCCCGTTCGACACCTTCGGCTGGGGCGTGGTGCTGTCGGACCAGACGCTGGGCAATTTGCAGGCCGCCGATCCGGTCAGCGCCAAGCTGATCGGCGACGCCTTCAACCACTGGGACGACGTCGAGATGTTCTTCAAGGGCCGCAGCGTGCGCTCGGGCGGCCACGGGTTTTGCGGCATCGGCCGCAAGCGCCTGCTCAATATCCTGCAGGATCGCTGCCTCGACCTGGGCGTCGAGCTGGAGTTTGAAACCGACGTGCAGGACGACCAGGCCATCGCCGCGCAGTACCAGGCCGATCTGGTGATTGCCAGCGACGGCCTGAACAGCCGCATCCGCAGCCGCTACGCCGACACCTACCGGCCCGACGTGGAATTGCGCAACTGCCGCTTTGTCTGGCTGGGAACGCGCAAGACCTTTGACGCCTTCACCTTCGCCTTCGAGCAGACCGAGCATGGCTGGTTTGCCGCCCATGCCTACACCTTTGACGCAACCACCTCGACCTTCATCGTCGAAACGCCCGAGGCGGTGTGGAAAGCCCACGGCCTGGACCAGATGAGCCAGCAGGAAGGCATTGCGTTTTGCGAGCGGCTGTTTGCCAGATACCTCGACGGCCATGCGCTCATGAACAATGCCACGCATGTGCGCGGCTCGGCGATCTGGATTCGCTTTCCGCGTGTGGTCTGCGAGCGCTGGGTGCACTTTGAGTCGATTGACGGCCGGCGCGTGCCCATCGTGCTGATGGGCGACGCGGCGCACACCGCGCATTTCTCGATTGGCAGCGGCACCAAGCTGGCGCTTGAAGACGCGATTGAGCTGGCGCGCTGCCTGGCCGCACAGCCCGGCCTTGATGCGGCGCTGCAGGCCTACGAAGCCGTGCGCTCGGTCGAGGTGCTGAAGATCCAGAACGCGGCGCGCAACTCGACCGAATGGTTTGAAAACGTCAACCGCTACAGCGGCCTGGAGGCCGAGCAATTCTTCTACTCGATGATGACGCGCTCGCAGCGCATCAGCCACGAAAACCTGCGCGTGCGCGATGCCGCATGGCTGCAGGGCTACGAGCAGTGGCTGGCGAAAAGTCATGACGCCTCCCCGCCACCGCCGATGCTGCTGCCGCTGAAGGTTCGCGAACTACAGCTTAAAAACCGCATCGTCGTCTCGCCCATGGCTATGTACAGCGCGGTGGACGGCGTGCCGCAGGACTTTCACCTGGTGCACCTGGGCGCGCGGGCGCTGGGCGGGGCGGCGCTGGTGTTCGTGGAAATGACCGCGCCGTGCGCCGAAGGCCGCATCACGCCGGGCTGCACCGGCCTGTGGAACGACGTGCAGATGCTGGCCTTCAAGCGGATTGCCGACTTTGTCCACGCCTCGGGCACGGACGCGAAAATTGGCATGCAGCTCGGCCACAGCGGCCCCAAGGGCTCGACGCAGGTCGGCTGGGAAGCGCCCGATGAGCCGCTGCCGGGCGGCAACTGGCCGCTGCTGGCCGCCAGCGCGGTGGCTTACGGGCCGAACAACCAGCGGCCGGCGGCCATGACGCGCGCCGACATGGAGCGCATCAAGGCCGAATTCGTGCAGGCCACCCGCCGCGCGGCCGAGGCCGGCTTTGACTGGCTGGAGCTGCACTGCGCGCACGGCTACCTGCTGTCGAGCTTTATCACGCCGCTGACCAACCTGCGCGGCGACGCCTGGGGCGGCAGCCTGGAAAACCGCTGCCGCTACCCGCTCGAAGTGTTCAGCGCGATGCGCGCGGTGTGGCCCGAGCACCTGCCGATGAGCGTACGCATCTCGGCCCACGACTGGGCGCCCGGCGGCAACACGGGTGACGACGCGGTCGCCATCGCGCGGCTGTTCAAGGCCGCCGGCTGCGACTTCATCGACGTGTCGTCGGGCCAGACCACGCGCGCGGCCAGGCCGGTCTATGGCCGCATGTACCAGACGCCGTTTGCCGACCGCATCCGCAACGAAGCCGGCATCCAAACGATTGCCGTCGGTGCGATTTCCGAGGTCGATCATGTCAACAGCATCATTGCCGCCGGCCGCGCCGACCTGTGCGCGATTGCCCGCCCGCACCTGGCCGACCCCGCGTGGACGCTGCATGAGGCGGCCAAACTGCAAAGCCGGCATGCGCAGTGGCCGCAGCCGTATTTGAGCGGCCGCGACCAGCTCTACCGCGAGATTTCCAGGCAAAACAAGGCTTCTGCGCAATAG
- a CDS encoding tripartite tricarboxylate transporter substrate-binding protein yields MKRLLVLAAAAATLFAANAQTFPGSKPITFVVPFAAGGPTDRVARDLAEAMRKSMGGGANFVVENVNGAGGTIGANKVAKAAPDGHTLLLHHIGMASAPSLYRKLQYKPLDDFEFLGMINEVPMTLIGKPQLEAKNYRELETYIRSNAGKLNIAHAGLGSASHLCGLMWQSAINATEAMTTIPFGGTAPAMNALVGGQVDMMCDQTTNTTGQIEAGRVKAYAVTTAKPLTGNKLLKDLPTLQQAGLKGFDLTIWHGLYAPKGTPPAVLAQINAALKKALKDPDFLKKEEGLGAVVMTDNRVEPAAHKAFVTAEINKLKPVIEAGGKFAD; encoded by the coding sequence ATGAAGCGCCTGTTAGTTCTTGCTGCCGCCGCGGCGACCCTCTTCGCCGCCAACGCGCAAACCTTTCCGGGCTCCAAGCCCATCACCTTCGTGGTGCCGTTCGCCGCTGGCGGCCCGACCGACCGCGTGGCGCGCGACCTGGCCGAAGCCATGCGCAAGTCCATGGGCGGCGGCGCCAACTTCGTGGTTGAAAACGTGAACGGCGCCGGCGGCACCATCGGCGCCAACAAGGTCGCCAAGGCCGCGCCCGACGGCCACACGCTGCTGCTGCACCACATCGGCATGGCCTCGGCGCCCAGCCTGTACCGCAAGCTGCAGTACAAGCCGCTCGATGATTTCGAATTCCTCGGCATGATCAACGAAGTGCCGATGACGCTGATCGGCAAGCCCCAGCTCGAAGCCAAGAACTACCGCGAACTCGAAACCTACATCCGTTCCAATGCCGGCAAGCTCAATATCGCCCATGCCGGGCTGGGTTCGGCCTCGCACCTGTGCGGCCTGATGTGGCAGTCAGCCATCAATGCCACGGAGGCGATGACGACGATTCCGTTCGGCGGCACGGCGCCGGCCATGAATGCGCTGGTTGGCGGCCAGGTGGACATGATGTGCGACCAGACCACCAACACCACCGGCCAGATCGAGGCCGGCCGCGTCAAGGCCTACGCGGTCACGACGGCCAAGCCCCTGACCGGCAACAAGCTGCTCAAGGACCTGCCGACGCTGCAGCAAGCAGGCCTCAAGGGTTTTGACCTGACGATCTGGCACGGCCTGTACGCGCCCAAGGGCACGCCGCCCGCCGTGCTCGCGCAGATCAATGCGGCCCTGAAAAAGGCGCTGAAAGATCCCGATTTCCTGAAGAAGGAAGAAGGACTGGGCGCCGTGGTGATGACCGACAACCGGGTCGAGCCCGCCGCGCACAAGGCCTTCGTGACCGCCGAGATCAACAAGCTCAAGCCGGTGATCGAAGCCGGCGGCAAATTCGCCGACTGA